The Schistocerca americana isolate TAMUIC-IGC-003095 chromosome 5, iqSchAmer2.1, whole genome shotgun sequence genome includes a window with the following:
- the LOC124615432 gene encoding peroxiredoxin-6-like isoform X2, whose product MKLESIVPNFQAPSTQGPLDFYKWKGNSWCVLFSHPADFTPVCTTELGRIAVHNPEFQKRGVKLLALSCDKLKDHVDWVNDIKSYCKDIPGDFPYPIVSDETRELAVKLDMIDERDKDNVEKAMTVRAMYVIGPDNRLRLSMVYPASCGRNVDELLRVIDSLQLTDRLKVVATPANWTPGTKVMILPHVPDQDLPKLFPGGVERVSMPSGNNYVRTTTDY is encoded by the exons atgaagctcGAGAGCATCGTGCCCAACTTCCAGGCGCCCTCCACGCAGGGTCCTCTCGATTTCTACAAGTGGAAGGGAAACTC GTGGTGCGTTCTGTTCTCACACCCGGCAGACTTCACGCCGGTGTGTACCACAGAGCTGGGACGCATCGCCGTCCACAACCCGGAGTTCCAGAAGCGAGGAGTCAAGCTGCTGGCGCTCTCCTGTGACAAGCTCAAGGACCACGTCGACTGGGTCAAT GACATCAAGTCGTACTGCAAGGACATTCCCGGCGACTTCCCGTACCCCATCGTGTCCGACGAGACGCGCGAGCTGGCCGTCAAGCTGGACATGATCGACGAGCGCGACAAGGACAACGTGGAGAAGGCGATGACGGTGAGGGCCATGTACGTCATCGGGCCGGACAACCGGCTGCGCCTCTCCATGGTGTACCCCGCGTCCTGCGGCCGCAACGTCGA tgagctgctgcgCGTCATCGACTCCCTGCAGCTGACGGACCGGCTGAAGGTGGTGGCCACTCCCGCCAACTGGACGCCCGGCACCAAGGTGATGATCCTGCCGCACGTGCCCGACCAAGACCTGCCCAAACTCTTCCCTGGAGGCGTCGAGCGCGTCTCCATGCCCTCCGGCAACAACTACGTGCGCACCACCACAGACTACTGA